In one window of Streptomyces sp. NBC_01224 DNA:
- a CDS encoding beta-class carbonic anhydrase: MSTSAHSPVEPSVPAADQARTGSTVTDRLVEANVRYAAEFNDPGMDAKPVLRVAVVACMDARLDLHDALGLSLGDCHTIRNAGGVVTDDVIRSLTISQRALGTRSVILIHHTNCGLESITEEFRQELEVEVGQRPVWAVEAYKDADQDVRQSMQRVRTSPFLLHTDDVRGFVFDVTSGLLREILPVS, encoded by the coding sequence ATGTCGACTTCCGCGCACTCCCCCGTCGAGCCTTCCGTGCCCGCTGCCGACCAGGCCCGCACCGGGAGCACAGTCACCGACCGCCTCGTCGAGGCGAACGTCCGGTATGCCGCCGAATTCAACGACCCGGGCATGGACGCCAAGCCGGTGCTGCGCGTCGCCGTGGTCGCCTGCATGGACGCCCGGCTCGACCTGCACGACGCACTCGGTCTGTCGCTCGGCGACTGCCACACCATCCGCAACGCGGGCGGCGTGGTCACCGATGACGTGATCCGTTCGCTGACCATCAGCCAGCGGGCTCTCGGCACCCGCAGCGTCATACTCATTCATCACACGAATTGCGGCCTGGAATCGATCACCGAGGAGTTCCGCCAAGAGCTGGAGGTGGAGGTCGGTCAGCGTCCGGTCTGGGCGGTCGAGGCATACAAGGACGCCGACCAGGACGTACGGCAGTCGATGCAGCGCGTGCGCACCTCGCCGTTCCTGCTGCACACCGACGACGTCCGCGGCTTCGTCTTCGATGTGACCAGCGGCTTGCTGCGCGAGATCCTTCCCGTCTCCTGA
- a CDS encoding AAA family ATPase, translating to MTTYDDRASLTDLTTTAERVRRSVESVIEGKPEVVRLSLTVLLAEGHLLIEDVPGVGKTMLAKALARSIDCSVRRIQFTPDLLPSDITGVSIFDQQRRDFEFKPGAIFAQIVIGDEINRASPKTQSALLESMEERQVTIDGHTYELPDPFMVVATQNPVEMEGTYPLPEAQRDRFMARVSIGYPSADAELQMLDVHGGTSPLDDLQPVAHAHDIVKLIDAVRTVHVADAVRRYAVQLVGATRSHPDLRLGASPRATLHLLRAAKASAALSGRDYCLPDDVQALAVAVLAHRLLPTAQAQLNRRTAEQVVLEILQQTPVPTAGGGAAQVQPQHQPGRPVYSRQQPGVRRV from the coding sequence GTGACGACCTATGACGATCGAGCGAGCCTCACAGATCTGACCACGACTGCGGAGCGGGTGCGCAGGTCGGTGGAGAGCGTGATCGAGGGCAAGCCTGAGGTCGTACGGCTTTCGCTGACCGTGCTGCTGGCGGAGGGGCATCTCCTCATCGAGGATGTCCCCGGGGTCGGGAAGACGATGCTGGCCAAGGCACTGGCGCGGTCCATCGACTGCTCGGTGCGGCGCATTCAGTTCACACCGGACCTGCTGCCTTCGGACATCACCGGTGTGTCCATCTTCGACCAGCAGCGGCGCGACTTCGAGTTCAAACCGGGCGCGATCTTCGCCCAGATCGTGATCGGCGACGAGATCAACCGGGCCTCGCCGAAGACCCAGTCGGCACTGCTGGAGTCGATGGAGGAGCGCCAGGTCACCATCGACGGGCACACGTACGAGCTGCCCGACCCGTTCATGGTGGTGGCCACCCAGAACCCGGTGGAGATGGAGGGCACCTATCCGCTGCCCGAAGCCCAGCGCGACCGGTTCATGGCCCGGGTGTCGATCGGCTATCCGAGTGCGGACGCCGAGCTGCAGATGCTCGATGTGCACGGCGGGACCTCGCCGCTCGATGATCTGCAGCCGGTGGCGCACGCACACGACATCGTGAAGCTGATCGACGCGGTACGGACGGTCCATGTGGCCGACGCCGTGCGGCGGTACGCGGTGCAGCTCGTCGGGGCCACCCGCAGCCATCCCGATCTCCGGCTCGGCGCCTCGCCGCGAGCCACGCTGCATCTGCTGCGCGCGGCGAAGGCCTCCGCGGCACTGAGCGGCCGGGACTACTGCCTGCCGGACGATGTGCAGGCGCTGGCGGTCGCGGTGCTCGCGCACCGGCTGCTGCCCACGGCACAGGCCCAGCTGAACCGTCGTACCGCCGAGCAGGTCGTGCTGGAGATCCTGCAGCAGACACCGGTACCCACCGCCGGCGGCGGCGCCGCCCAGGTGCAGCCCCAGCACCAGCCGGGCCGTCCGGTGTACAGCCGGCAGCAGCCCGGCGTACGGCGGGTGTGA
- a CDS encoding DUF58 domain-containing protein, giving the protein MTSGGPAAMDDGDGKGGLRAALSGLTTRGRSFLAAGIAAAICAYVLGQADLLRVGLLLAALPLVCVVVLVRTRYRVAGTRRLSPSRVPAGTEARVHLRMENVSRLPTGLLMLQDRVPYVLGPRPRFVLDRVEAGGRREVSYRVRSDLRGRYPLGPLQLRLRDPFGMCELTRSFSAYDTLVVIPRTEPLPPVRLAGEASGYGEGRQRSLALAGDDDVIPRGYRHGDDLRRVHWRSTARYGELMVRREEQPQRARCTVLLDTRRIAYQGTGPDSAFEWAVSGAASALVHMLERGFAVRLLTDDGNAVPGEGEGGFAGSTQNSADSAGLMMDTLAVVDHSDGGGLSRAYDVLRGGNEGLLIAFFGDLDEDQAAVAARMRQRSGGAVAFVLDSTAWAQGAAAPAGADTAFERRLRLLRESGWTAVAVAPGTGLARYWQQAGHQGLATQSAAVGGTTGGTTGFSGGWS; this is encoded by the coding sequence ATGACCTCCGGGGGGCCGGCCGCGATGGACGACGGCGACGGCAAGGGCGGTCTGCGGGCCGCTCTGAGCGGGCTGACCACGCGCGGGCGGTCCTTCCTCGCGGCCGGTATCGCCGCGGCGATCTGCGCGTATGTGCTGGGACAGGCGGATCTGCTGCGGGTCGGGCTGCTGCTCGCCGCGCTGCCACTTGTCTGTGTCGTGGTGCTCGTCCGCACCCGATACCGGGTCGCCGGCACCCGGCGGCTCTCGCCGTCCCGGGTGCCGGCGGGCACGGAGGCGCGGGTCCATCTGAGGATGGAGAACGTGTCGCGGCTGCCGACCGGGCTGCTGATGCTGCAGGACCGGGTGCCCTATGTGCTCGGGCCGCGGCCCCGGTTCGTGCTGGACCGGGTGGAGGCGGGCGGCCGTCGCGAGGTCTCCTACCGGGTGCGGTCGGATCTGCGCGGGCGCTATCCGCTGGGTCCGCTGCAGCTGCGGCTGCGCGATCCGTTCGGGATGTGCGAGCTGACTCGTTCGTTCAGCGCGTACGACACCCTCGTCGTCATTCCGCGGACCGAGCCGCTGCCGCCGGTACGGCTGGCGGGCGAGGCCTCCGGGTACGGCGAGGGACGGCAGCGTTCGCTCGCGCTGGCCGGTGACGACGACGTGATTCCGCGCGGCTACCGGCACGGCGACGATCTGCGCCGGGTCCACTGGCGCTCCACCGCGCGCTACGGCGAGCTGATGGTGCGCCGCGAGGAGCAGCCGCAGCGGGCCAGGTGCACGGTGCTGCTGGATACCCGGCGGATCGCCTATCAGGGGACGGGGCCCGACTCCGCCTTCGAGTGGGCGGTGTCCGGTGCGGCGTCCGCGCTGGTGCACATGCTGGAGCGCGGCTTCGCGGTCCGGCTGCTGACCGACGACGGGAACGCGGTTCCGGGCGAGGGCGAAGGAGGCTTCGCCGGATCGACGCAGAATTCCGCCGACTCCGCGGGGCTGATGATGGACACTCTGGCGGTGGTCGATCACTCCGACGGGGGCGGTCTGTCACGTGCGTACGACGTGCTGCGCGGCGGCAACGAAGGGCTGCTGATCGCGTTCTTCGGTGATCTGGACGAGGATCAGGCGGCGGTGGCGGCCCGGATGCGGCAGCGCAGCGGCGGCGCCGTCGCGTTCGTACTGGACAGCACGGCCTGGGCGCAGGGCGCCGCCGCGCCCGCGGGGGCGGACACGGCGTTCGAACGGCGGCTGCGGCTGCTGCGCGAATCGGGCTGGACGGCGGTGGCGGTGGCGCCGGGGACCGGTCTTGCCCGGTATTGGCAGCAGGCGGGACACCAGGGCCTGGCGACGCAGTCCGCTGCCGTCGGCGGCACCACAGGTGGCACGACAGGTTTCTCCGGGGGATGGTCATGA
- a CDS encoding transglutaminase TgpA family protein, with the protein MSGRGRLTLCAFAATLMAAGSMLPLVEPAGWILQAAFLLAVQSGMGALARRVPMPRMLIVAAQTLVTLVLLTVAFARTQALAGVLPGPQAVQRLADLLTSGAEDVGRYAAPAPVTDGIRLMLIGGVLLVGLAVDALAVTFRSAAPAGLPLLALYSVAAGLSEGGADWLWFLLAAGGYLLLLLAEGRDRLSQWGRVFSGATSPPGGPAVGTAFSDGRPTAPVRTGRRIGALALGISLVVPAALPALDSGLLAGTGGTNGKGSGGGTISAVNPLVSLQNNLNQPENREVMSYRTNSGDPQGFYLRILALDQFNGSEWRPSTRRLKDVPKRLPTPEGLGPDVLATEIRSNISASRSYQQTYLPLPYPATEVRIGGRWRYEPMGRTLVGDRGETTRGAQYQVSSLMVQPTAEQLAAAGTAPAALQREYTSVPDSLPKVVRQTADRVTKGAANNYERAVKLQDFFASDGGFTYDTSVNSGTGSAAIGRFLKDKRGFCVHFSFTMAAMARTLGIPARVAVGFTPGTAQPNGSVSVGLRDAHAWPELYFEGIGWTRFEPTPTRGTAPSYTQSDAPAGGTSDPALPEKGASAAPTVAPSVSDSCPAQMRKQGECGSSMAPGVAAPTDSGTPTGTVLGLALAAVVILALPLLPMLWRVRARRRRLSFSAGRTPADATARTLAAWREIIDTAWDHGIEPDDSRTPRRTAARVVRLGQLGPDKAAAVHRVAGAVEQVLYAPEPRSGTGLAEDVETVRAGLRASAGRFARIRAVAAPHSAIRVIWAASDRWAAFTGRCAARWGRDRWAGWLRRPSRQQG; encoded by the coding sequence ATGAGCGGTCGTGGTCGGCTGACGCTGTGCGCTTTCGCGGCGACGCTGATGGCGGCGGGCTCGATGCTGCCGCTGGTCGAGCCCGCCGGGTGGATCCTGCAGGCCGCGTTTCTGCTGGCGGTCCAGAGCGGGATGGGCGCGCTCGCCCGCCGGGTGCCCATGCCCCGGATGCTGATCGTCGCGGCGCAGACACTGGTCACGCTGGTTCTGCTGACGGTGGCGTTCGCCAGGACTCAGGCTTTGGCCGGTGTCCTGCCGGGTCCGCAGGCCGTCCAGCGGCTCGCGGATCTGCTGACGTCCGGCGCCGAGGATGTCGGGAGGTACGCCGCTCCGGCGCCCGTGACGGACGGCATCCGGCTGATGCTGATCGGCGGTGTGCTGCTGGTCGGCCTGGCCGTGGACGCCCTCGCTGTGACGTTCCGCAGCGCGGCCCCGGCCGGTCTGCCGCTCCTTGCGCTGTACTCGGTGGCCGCGGGACTTTCCGAGGGCGGAGCGGACTGGCTCTGGTTCCTGCTCGCGGCCGGTGGCTATCTGCTGCTTCTGCTGGCCGAGGGCCGGGACCGGCTCTCCCAGTGGGGGCGGGTCTTCAGCGGCGCGACCAGCCCCCCTGGCGGTCCGGCGGTCGGTACGGCGTTCTCCGACGGCCGCCCGACGGCCCCGGTCCGCACCGGACGCCGCATCGGTGCGCTCGCGCTGGGGATCTCACTGGTCGTACCGGCGGCGCTGCCCGCGCTCGACAGCGGTCTGCTGGCCGGTACGGGCGGCACGAACGGCAAGGGGAGCGGCGGAGGCACCATCTCCGCGGTCAACCCCCTGGTCTCGCTGCAGAACAATCTGAACCAGCCGGAGAACCGGGAGGTGATGTCCTACCGCACCAACTCCGGTGACCCGCAGGGCTTCTATCTGCGGATCCTGGCCCTGGATCAGTTCAACGGAAGCGAGTGGCGGCCCTCCACGCGCCGTCTGAAGGATGTGCCGAAGCGGCTCCCGACCCCGGAGGGCCTCGGCCCGGACGTCTTGGCCACCGAGATCAGGTCGAACATCTCCGCGTCCCGTTCCTACCAGCAGACCTATCTGCCGCTCCCCTACCCCGCGACCGAGGTCAGGATCGGCGGGCGCTGGCGGTACGAGCCGATGGGACGGACGCTCGTCGGTGACCGCGGGGAGACGACCCGCGGTGCGCAGTACCAGGTCTCCAGTCTCATGGTCCAGCCGACCGCCGAGCAGCTCGCCGCGGCAGGCACCGCGCCGGCCGCTCTGCAGCGCGAGTACACCAGCGTTCCCGACTCCCTGCCGAAGGTGGTCAGGCAGACCGCGGACAGGGTGACGAAGGGCGCCGCCAACAACTACGAGCGGGCGGTGAAGCTGCAGGACTTCTTCGCCTCGGACGGCGGCTTCACCTATGACACCTCGGTGAACTCGGGCACCGGGAGCGCGGCGATCGGCCGGTTCCTGAAGGACAAGCGGGGCTTCTGCGTCCACTTCTCGTTCACGATGGCCGCGATGGCGCGGACGCTGGGCATTCCGGCCCGGGTCGCGGTGGGCTTCACTCCCGGCACTGCGCAGCCGAACGGTTCGGTGTCCGTGGGGCTGCGCGATGCTCATGCCTGGCCAGAGCTGTATTTCGAGGGCATCGGGTGGACCCGTTTCGAACCGACCCCGACGCGGGGCACCGCCCCGTCCTACACCCAGTCGGACGCCCCCGCCGGCGGCACGTCCGACCCGGCCCTGCCCGAGAAGGGCGCCTCGGCCGCTCCTACGGTCGCGCCGTCCGTCTCGGACAGCTGCCCGGCCCAGATGCGCAAGCAGGGCGAGTGCGGCAGCTCGATGGCGCCGGGGGTAGCGGCTCCGACGGATTCCGGGACGCCGACAGGCACCGTCCTCGGTCTGGCCCTGGCCGCCGTGGTGATCCTGGCGCTGCCGTTGCTGCCAATGCTCTGGCGGGTTCGGGCGCGCAGGCGCCGGCTGAGTTTCTCCGCCGGGCGTACGCCGGCTGATGCGACGGCCAGAACACTGGCGGCCTGGCGGGAGATCATCGACACGGCGTGGGACCACGGCATCGAGCCGGATGACTCCCGGACCCCGCGCAGGACGGCGGCCCGGGTGGTGCGGCTGGGGCAGCTCGGCCCCGATAAGGCCGCCGCGGTGCACCGGGTGGCGGGGGCGGTGGAGCAGGTGCTCTACGCCCCCGAGCCCCGGTCGGGTACCGGGCTCGCCGAGGACGTGGAGACGGTGCGGGCCGGACTGCGGGCGTCGGCCGGGCGGTTCGCCCGGATCCGCGCGGTCGCGGCACCACACTCAGCCATTCGGGTGATCTGGGCGGCCTCGGATCGCTGGGCGGCGTTCACCGGCAGGTGCGCGGCGCGGTGGGGCCGGGACCGGTGGGCTGGTTGGCTGCGACGGCCTTCCCGCCAGCAGGGGTGA
- the rsmH gene encoding 16S rRNA (cytosine(1402)-N(4))-methyltransferase RsmH: protein MSQTRHVPVMLQRCLDLLAPALEAPGPPQPVVVDCTLGLGGHSEALLSAFPSARLIALDRDKEALRLSGERLAPYGDRATLVHAVYDELPEVLARLGIPKVQGILFDLGVSSMQLDEADRGFAYAQDAPLDMRMDQTTGIGAAEVLNTYPPGELVRILRAYGEEKQAKRIVSAIVREREKEPFSNSARLVELIRDSLPQAAKRTGGNPAKRTFQALRIEVNGELTVLERAIPAAVQSLAVGGRIAVLSYHSLEDRLVKQVFAAGAATTAPPGLPVVPERYQPRLKLLTRGAELPTEEEVAENRRAAPARLRGAQRIREEER, encoded by the coding sequence ATGAGCCAGACCCGACACGTCCCGGTGATGCTCCAGCGGTGCCTGGACCTGTTGGCCCCGGCTCTGGAAGCGCCCGGCCCGCCGCAGCCCGTGGTGGTCGACTGCACCCTCGGCCTCGGCGGACACAGCGAGGCGCTGCTCTCCGCCTTCCCCTCCGCACGGTTGATCGCGCTGGACCGTGACAAGGAGGCGCTGCGGCTCTCCGGCGAGCGGCTCGCCCCGTACGGAGACCGGGCCACCCTGGTGCACGCGGTCTACGACGAACTGCCCGAGGTGCTCGCCAGGCTCGGCATCCCCAAGGTCCAGGGCATCCTGTTCGACCTCGGTGTCTCCTCCATGCAGCTGGACGAGGCCGACCGCGGATTCGCGTACGCCCAGGACGCCCCGCTCGACATGCGCATGGACCAGACGACCGGCATCGGCGCGGCCGAGGTGCTCAACACGTATCCGCCGGGCGAACTGGTACGGATCCTGCGGGCGTACGGCGAGGAGAAGCAGGCCAAGCGGATCGTCTCCGCGATCGTGCGCGAGCGCGAGAAGGAGCCGTTCAGCAACAGCGCCCGGCTCGTCGAGCTGATCCGTGACTCGCTGCCGCAGGCCGCCAAGCGCACCGGCGGCAACCCTGCCAAGCGCACCTTCCAGGCACTGCGCATCGAGGTCAACGGCGAGCTCACCGTCCTGGAGCGGGCCATTCCGGCCGCCGTGCAGAGCCTCGCAGTCGGCGGCCGTATCGCCGTCCTCTCGTACCACTCGCTGGAGGACCGGCTGGTCAAGCAGGTCTTCGCGGCGGGCGCCGCCACCACGGCGCCGCCCGGACTGCCGGTCGTGCCCGAGCGCTATCAGCCCCGGCTGAAACTGCTGACCCGCGGCGCGGAGCTGCCCACGGAGGAGGAGGTCGCCGAGAACCGGCGCGCCGCCCCCGCCAGGCTGCGCGGCGCTCAGCGGATCCGCGAGGAGGAACGATGA